A DNA window from Melanotaenia boesemani isolate fMelBoe1 chromosome 6, fMelBoe1.pri, whole genome shotgun sequence contains the following coding sequences:
- the cd83 gene encoding CD83 antigen, translating to MTMTPDLLSLALLFSLSVSLAVGRAVSADMEKVEALSGWNCTLKCSATYKPGVHYSAISWYKLRENSGRPRSGLLRSDLNGTTLRYSGVDREMELLEDSHDIFLPNVTCKDSGVYLCHLAAPVGEQNQEGRVLLTLTDCPAHPTDLPIEAKDNLIDLHDFPVDSTKDQSRDIELVVTAAAILMVALIIGIISYTCTKNTFKESKQQQHTTKKEILLDAPLKPLEKKDLKLIYTLGPKTNTVKQVIV from the exons ATGACGATGACTCCTGATCTGTTGAGCCTCGCTTTGCTGTTTTCACTCA GCGTGAGTCTCGCGGTGGGCAGGGCTGTCAGCGCGGACATGGAGAAGGTTGAAGCCCTCTCGGGTTGGAACTGTACTCTAAAGTGCAGCGCTACATACAAGCCCGGAGTCCACTACTCTGCAATCAGCTGGTACAAG CTCAGGGAGAATTCGGGTCGTCCTCGCAGTGGCCTTTTGCGTAGTGACCTGAATGGCACGACTCTTAGGTACTCAGGCGTGGACAGAGAGATGGAACTGCTGGAGGATTCCCACGACATCTTCCTGCCTAATGTGACCTGCAAGGACAGCGGCGTGTACTTGTGTCACCTGGCTGCACCTGTAGGAGAACAGAACCAGGAGGGGCGGGTTCTTCTCACTTTAACAG ATTGTCCAGCTCACCCCACAGATCTTCCCATTGAAGCCAAAGATAATCTTATTGACCTCCATGATTTTCCAGTTGACTCCACAAAAGATCAGAGCAGAGATATTGAGTTGGTTGTCACTGCTGCAGCAATTTTAATGGTGGCACTCATCATAGGCATCATTAGCTAT ACATGCACAAAGAACACTTTCAAAGagagcaaacaacaacaacatacaacaaaaaaagaaattttattgGATGCCCCACTCAAGCCGCTTGAGAAGAAGGACTTGAAGTTGATCTACACTTTGGgtccaaaaacaaacactgtgaAGCAGGTCATTGTTTGA
- the cfap418 gene encoding protein C8orf37 homolog, which produces MADDDLDELLDEVEKKFCRNVSVACSPRADSSEAIKCGKGKDERRKHSATKPEQPISSISEDIDALLEELLEDDYSDSPQSKTEKFSKEAEGEKKLSFQSGGRKCCPVFVGGSSVTYGVGTATSKRSCDHLRCISCDFRVLTFDDYEWDASCDYLFFRNNMPDRQKLRTKLKKRRGLRAYACQCSWLSTLEPAHLKDRPQLRWVCGKHQD; this is translated from the exons ATGGCCGATGATGATCTGGACGAACTGTTGGATGAAGTTGAGAAAAAGTTTTGTCGCAACGTTTCCGTGGCATGTTCCCCTCGCGCCGACTCGAGTGAGGCTATAAAATGCGGTAAAGGCAAAGATGAACGAAGAAAACACAG TGCTACAAAACCTGAGCAGCCGATAAGCAGCATCTCAGAGGATATTGATGCCCTGCTGGAAGAATTACTTGAGGATGATTACAGCGATTCCCCCCAGTCAAAG ACTGAAAAGTTTTCTAAAGAAGCAGAAGGTGAGAAGAAGCTCTCATttcagtctggaggaagaaA GTGCTGTCCTGTTTTTGTTGGCGGGAGTTCAGTCACATATGGCGTTGGAACAGCCACATCCAAGAG GTCATGCGACCACCTGAGATGTATATCTTGTGACTTCCGGGTGCTGACGTTTGATGATTATGAGTGGGATGCGTCCTGTGATTACCTGTTCTTCAG GAACAACATGCCAGACCGGCAGAAGCTCAGGACCAagctgaagaagaggagaggattGCGGGCGTACGCCTGCCAGTGTAGCTGGTTGTCCACATTAGAGCCAGCTCACCTCAAGGATCGACCTCAGCTCAGATGGGTCTGTGGCAAACATCAGGACTGA